GCACGTACTCTGTACTCCAGACCTACAGCCATTTGCCCAAGAACAAAGGGTATCGGACTTTAGCTGGAAGCTTCCAGGGACTGCTTCTAGATGTGGCATGGACCacggcctttttcttccccacTGCCATGACGGGGGGTCCCAACGCGTGATCTTTAATTGCCCATCTGCTCTGCCGTTTATTAGATTGTTACAGATTTGGCACGCCAACTCCCTATTCCCGAGCTGTCAGGTAGTATCGGAAGcttggtacgagtactaccGTGTCATCTATCGGTAGCGTCCGTCATGATGAGGTGTTTCATCCATAATGCCGCCAGAGTAAGTACGGGGTTCTAGCaggaataagaagaagaatcaatGCGCCAGTCATATGACTAAAGCATTTGAATCTATATGCGGCTTTGAAGTCGCTCTAGTACCTCCTAGTGAGGTACCTCGGCTGTTTCGAAGGAGGCTTTGCAATTGATACGACACATCGGCATGACATAATCCTGACTGACCTGGGCACATGCACATCATCAAGTACATCAGTACAAGTATATGCCGCATTGGTCAAGAGCCAGCACCTTAACAAAAGAGTTGcggaaaaaataaaacaaaaataacCCAACCCATCGCACAATGCCATCATTTCCTCAAGCCAACCAGAACAGAACCCCCCCTTGTCTCATTTCCCGCCTGTCGTCGATTGTGGATCATCTTCGATTGCCCAAATGCCAGTGATCCACATGCACGCAAGACCCAATTAGGCCCGTTCAAGGCTACGGCGCCAGTGGTTTAGGGGCCACTATCAACTGAAGTCAGCGCCTGCACGGCACCCAATGGCCTCGACGCCTGTGCGCTCCGTTGAATGTTCAGCGCCGTCGGGCATCCCAGCTAGCCCATCAGTCCCGCTGCTAGCGCTGCGGCGGCCAAAAAGAGCTACAGAGGCTTCGCCACTGACCGAGCCTAAAAGTGGCCGACCCTGGGCCTCCCCTGTGATGCGACTTGGTCAGGGGCCCTTTTTCGTTCTTGAACTCACCTGCATTCATTCGCTCGTGTCTTCCCGAGGCCAGTCAGTACCAGAACGGCATCCAAAGCATACGAATACAGAGGGCGACGCtgaaagcagcagctcctgCAGTAAAAGTCGGTACGGAATTTGGCCGTCGTCGATAAAACTACACGCCGAACAAAAACCACAGAAATCAATCCAATCCCACCCACCCCTGGTCTCAGTTGTAGTCTGGTGTGTGTGCGTGCATCCTTCTACGGCCCCCGCCCCCTATCACTAACCACTTTCTCGAGCCCTTCAGCGGCCCCGTCTTCTGTATCTCAGCCTTGCTCCAAAACCTCGTCCGTCTTTGGATCTTCAGCAGCGTTTGCGAGAAGACCGTCCGCGAAACAGCAGTAACAGGCGCGGGAGACGCGAGACGACAAAGCAACAGAGCCCGTGAAAGGGACAGCTAGAACAACGAGAGAAACGataagagaaagaaaagaacctgaaaagaaaaatatccGCCAGAAAAccccctctccccccctccccccactGCAGGCCCAGCCCTGTCCATCTTGCTAGCAAATTAGGCCTCCATCATGCGAGCGGTCCAGGGCTCGCACTCCGCTGCCGTTACGTGTTTCGCCTACCCACTTCTCTCCACGATCAATTATCATGTCGTCCGCTGCCGATAAGTCAAGGCAGTCTTCTGGCGGCAgatccctcttctccagagGCAAGCACCGCGCCGACAAGCGCTACACCGACATCGATCCCAAGAGCTCCTCAGATCAGTTCGAAACGGCGTCCATAATTTCTTCGCGCTCCTCGCGCCACAAGCGGGAGTCGTCGTCGATTTCGATCGACCAACCCAGTTCTCCTGATGCTGGCATCAACCAGATGGCGGGTGTGATTACGTCCATCCCCTACGACGTCCCGCCAGGCTCCCGCTCGCCAGCCGCACACGAGTTCATCCCCAAGCCCGACAACGTACCAGGGCGCCGCGAGCCTGTGCCTCATCAGCTCAACCTCAGCGGCTTCGACTACCACCAGTATCCGTCCATCGATCCGTCCGCCATGTCTTCCTCCCACCCCCACACCTCGGCGCGCCCGGGCACCTCGTCCAACATgtccatcaacaacatcaccatggccaccACCGGCAAGCAAGCCCAGTACCAGCAATGGGGCCCAGGGCCTGCCGTCGGAGCTGTGCCTGGAGGCGGCCCGGCTCGTGGGAGCACGTCCAGCTCCGCAACCAACGGCTCGTATCCCGTGCGGTACGACTCTTACCAGAACCCTCACTATGGACGGTCTTCAGGCGAGAGCTTCAATAACCCCTACGGCTCCAGCCAGGGCTACCTGAATCCGGCATCCGCCCGCTCCTCACACACAACGCTTGCGCCCTCGCCGCCTTTGAGCTCACATCACCAGCCTCACTCGCCCCGCGAGTCTCACCGGTTAACCAAGATGAGCGCCTACGGCCCGACCGCTCACGATGGTTTCTACTTCCCCAAGCCTGATGATAACTACGTTGTCGAGCAGATGTTTATGCAGCTCATGCAGAAGCGAGGATGGCACAACCTTCCCGAGCAAGCCAGGAGACAGATGACGGCCTACCCCGCAGAGAAGAAGTGGACATTGCTGCACCAGGACCGTCTGACGGAGTGGCAAGGAGAGCAGAAACGAAAGCAGACCGCCAGGGCCAATCAGTATGCCACACCCGACGTAACCACCTATTCTGATGAGGAGGGAACCCCCGAGTGGTATGTCAGGAGGGTCATGGAGGATAAGCTGGATGCGAAGGGTATGGGGTCTCTCGAAGTCAACTTGAGAACACAGCAGATTGGCTGGGTGAAACGATTCGTCGAATGTCAGGGTCAAGTGGCTCTGGTAACATTGCTGCTCAAGATCAACAGGAAAAATGCCAACGGAGGGCCAGCTTCTGGGGCGATCTCTGCACAGACGGAGAAGAATTTGGATCGCGAATACGACATTGTCAAGTGTCTTAAGGCCTTGATGAACAACAAATTCGGCGCCGACGATGCTTTGATGCAGTCAAAGGTCCtcctggccttggccagtTGCCTTATTTCATCTCGACTTACCACGCGCAAGCTCGTCAGCGAAATTCTGACCTTCCTCTGCACCTGGGGCACTCACGGCGAAGGACACTTGAAAGTGATTCAGGCTCTGGACGAAGTCAAGACTCAAGTGGGCGAGAATGGGAGATTCGATGCCTGGATGCGGTTGGTGGAAGTCACCGTCGATGGGCGAGGAAAGATGGGCAGTCTTGTGGGTGCTAGCGATGAGCTTCGTACGGGAGGCATCGGAATGGAGAACCTACTGATGGAATACGCGGTTGCCACCCTGATTCTGGTCAACATGATCATCGACGCACCGGAAAAGGACCTCCAGATGAGGGTTCACATTCGAGCCCAGTTCCACGCCTGTGGCATCAAGAGGATCTTGACCAAGATGGAGGGCTTTCAGTACGAACTACTAGACAAGCAGATTGATCGGTTCCGCACCAACGAGGCCATTGATTATGAGGATATGCTCGAGCGTGAGAACAGCAGTGTGAAGGATAATATCGAGGGAGATGCCAAGGACTTGACCGACCCGATTCAAATTGCAGACACGatccaacagcagctacaCGGAACCAAGACGCATGACTATTTCGTATCCGCGCTTCAGCACCTCATGCTCATCCGAGCCAACGATGGTGAAGAGCGACTACGCATGTTTCAGCTCGTCGATTCGATGCTCAGCTATGTGGCCATGGACCGACGCCTACCCAATATGGACCTCAAGCAGAGTCTCAACTTCACGGTTCAGAGTCTGCTGGACAAGCTGCATACCGATTCTGAAGCTCGGCAGGCACTCGATGAGGCGTTGGAGTCCCGACAGATTGCCGAGGCCGCCATGGCGGagcgagatgagatgaaggcaAAGTTGGAGCTCGGAGCCGATGGCCTCGTGGCCAAATTGCAGAGGCAGCTAGACGAACAGTCTCGGTTCATTGAGGCTCAGAGGCGCCAGGCAGACGGCCTCAAAGGCGAATTAAATAACATTCAAAGCGTCCGAGCCAAGGAAGCGCAGCGCTATGAGCTTGAGACAAGAGAGCTGTATCTGATGCTGCGAGATGCCCAGGACATTGCAGCATCTAATGCTGTTAAGGCCAGCAGTGGCAAGCCCGGCAAAGAAACCAGCTCAGCTCAGATGCAAGGTATTCTTGACCGCGAACGCCTCATGGAGCGtctgcagaagcagctggagcgACAAAAGACCCAGTATAAGCTGGAAGGCAGAATTTGGGGAGACTCAGATGGTCCCTCCGATCGCCTCCGTGCCCTCAGAGAAGCCATGGATGGCGACGGGGAACCAGGCACCCCCCCTGGTGGCGGTACACCACCTCGCGACTTCACTAACAGTGTTCTCGGGACCATCCATCGTGGTCGGAGAGCGTCCAAGCGACCGGCTAAGCTCGAGCAGCATGCcattgacgaagatgatgtcgagatggatgaggagggTGTGGTTATCGAGCGCCCGAGAATCATCGAGATGAGACGACCAGTTGTCGATGCAAAGCAGCAGGCACAGCTTCTCGGCGAGATTGGTTCCAAGGTCAAGAAATACGAGGGCAGCGATTCCGAAGCCGACGAGGGCGCAACTACAGGCCCATCCCACCCGAGCATGGAGTCGTCCTCCCCCATTACTCCGGCAGAAGGCGAGGCCCCCAAGGTCGAGATCACCGCTGCCGGAGGACccccgccgcctccgcctccgcctcctcccccgaTGCCCGGTCAACTGCCCGGAGTtccacctcctccgcctcctcctccacctcctccgaTGCCGGGCGCGTTCCCCGTTCccccacctcctccacctccgccCCCTATGCCCGGTGCGATGGGAATGCCACCACCTCccccaccgccgccgcccatgCCTGGTGTCGGAGGTATGgctccgcctccaccaccgcctcctgGCATGCCAGGCGCTATATCCGGTCACTACTTGCCTCAGACACCTGCCTTCTCCGCTTCGCCTTCTGTTGGTTTGCCAGTGATGCGGCCTAAGAAGAAACTCAAGGCTCTTCACTGGGAGAAGGTTGATACCCCTGAGACCAGTCACTGGGCAGCTCATGCCCCCTCTGCCGAGGAACGAGAACAGAAGTACAACGAGCTTAGTCGCAGGGGAATTTTGGATGAAGTCGAGAAGCTTTTCGTGGCCAAAGAAATCAAGAAGATTGGTGGATCTGGCGGCAAGAAAGATGATAAGAAACAGCTTATATCGTCCGACCTTCGGAAAGCATTCGGTATGTTGATCGTGTGGAGAGGGGTGCTACTCTCATTACACCTTTGAGAATGTTGAGCTAATATGTGAACTTCTAGAAATCGCTTTTGCCAAATTCTCTCAGTACTCGGTTGAAAAGATTGTGCAGATGATTATCCATTgcgacgacatcatcatcacaaatCAGGGTATCATGGACTTCTTGTCAAAGGACGACATGTGCAACATCAACGACAACGTCGCCAAGCAAATGGCACCCTATAGTACTGACTTGACAGGGCCAGACGCCAAGAACCAAACGCGTGAACAGGATCCCGAAGAGCTCACGCGACAGGATCAGATGTATCTGTATACGGCATTTGAACTTCATCATTACTGGAAGAGCAGAATGAGGGCGCTTGCTCTGACGCAAAGTTTCGAATCGGATTACGACGAGATCAGTGCGAAGATGCAGGACGTTGTTGCTGTCTCTGAGTCATTGAGAGATTCGGTCGCACTTATGAATGTCCTTGGTCTCATCTTGGACATTGGAAACTACATGAACGATGCCAACAAGCAAGCGCGCGGTTTCAAGCTCAGCTCGCTCGCCAGACTGGGCATGGTCAAGGATGACAAGAACGAATCGACGCTGGCCGATCTTGTGGAGCGCATTGTTCGAAACCAGTATCCTGAGTGGGAGAGCTTCGCCGATGACATTACTGGTGTCATAACGGCGCAAAAGATTAACATTGAACAGCTTCAAGCCGATGCCAAGAACTACATTGCCAACGTGAAGAATGTGCAAATGTCCCTGGATAATGGCAACTTGAGCGACCCCAAGAAGTTCCACCCTCAGGATCGCGTTGGTCAAGTCGTTCAGAGAGTGATGAAGGAGGCCAGAAGGAAGGCAGAGCAGATGCAAGTCTacttggaggagatgatgaagacttACAAGGACATTATGTTGTTCTACGGAGAAGATCCCGCAGACGAGAACTCTCGGAGGGatttcttcaccaagctcgCCGGCTTTTTGCAGGAGTGGAAGAAGTCGCGCGAGAAGAACGTTTTGTTGGAGGAGACGAGGAAGCGCAACGAAGCCTCCATGAAGCGCAAGCATGCGCAGACGAAGGCGGCAAGTCTCTTGGCAGACAATGGAcccgcatcgccatcaagcACTGGCGCCATGGACTCACTGCTCGAGAGACTTCGAGCAGCCGCACCGCAGGCACGGGACCAGAGAGACCGTCGCCGTCGTGCCCGCTTGAAGGATCGCCACCAGGTCCGTGTGGCCTCTGGGCAGCAGATAAACGATCTCGACGAAATACCAGACATCGAGACCAACTTCTCCAAGTCTGAGCCAACAATTGACGAAGACGGAGATTCGCAAACGCCCGTTTCGCTGCCCCCTCCCTCGCGAGATGGGAATAAGGAAGATGATCTGGCTGACCGAGCAGCGGCGCTGCTACAAGATATGCAGGGAGGCAATGGAAACGACGAGGGGGATGTCgagaggagagagacgaTGAGAAAGGCGAGGAGGCAGACGGCAGAGGAAGAACGgagagcgagaagaagacggagagagagggcCTCCAGCACAGTAGATGGAGCTAAGGATGAGTCTTCTATTTTATCGGTATCAGAGGATGTCCCACCCACACCAACACTTGACGTGCCTaagcaagaggaggaggctacAACGACGTCAGAAGTCAAGACGGATGcgaaggaggaagaaaacgctggccaagacggcagGCCGGAGGAATCCGAGAAGATACAGGAGTAATTGTCacacaacatcatcaccatgtaTTTTCTAGAGAaccaagaaagaaagaaaaaaaattcaccATGAAACAAGAACCATGGATCAGCATATATATACGCATATATACCTGCCAGCAAGTACATACCTAGTACAAACTTAATGTTTACAACTGCAACAGCCGCAAgaggcgagaagagaagacgTCTCCTTCGTTCGTTTTTCTgttcgtctttttttattcgtTTCATTTGGATCTGGAAGAGAGA
This genomic stretch from Trichoderma breve strain T069 chromosome 1, whole genome shotgun sequence harbors:
- a CDS encoding formin homology 2 domain-containing protein; this translates as MSSAADKSRQSSGGRSLFSRGKHRADKRYTDIDPKSSSDQFETASIISSRSSRHKRESSSISIDQPSSPDAGINQMAGVITSIPYDVPPGSRSPAAHEFIPKPDNVPGRREPVPHQLNLSGFDYHQYPSIDPSAMSSSHPHTSARPGTSSNMSINNITMATTGKQAQYQQWGPGPAVGAVPGGGPARGSTSSSATNGSYPVRQGYLNPASARSSHTTLAPSPPLSSHHQPHSPRESHRLTKMSAYGPTAHDGFYFPKPDDNYVVEQMFMQLMQKRGWHNLPEQARRQMTAYPAEKKWTLLHQDRLTEWQGEQKRKQTARANQYATPDVTTYSDEEGTPEWYVRRVMEDKLDAKGMGSLEVNLRTQQIGWVKRFVECQGQVALVTLLLKINRKNANGGPASGAISAQTEKNLDREYDIVKCLKALMNNKFGADDALMQSKVLLALASCLISSRLTTRKLVSEILTFLCTWGTHGEGHLKVIQALDEVKTQVGENGRFDAWMRLVEVTVDGRGKMGSLVGASDELRTGGIGMENLLMEYAVATLILVNMIIDAPEKDLQMRVHIRAQFHACGIKRILTKMEGFQYELLDKQIDRFRTNEAIDYEDMLEHTIQQQLHGTKTHDYFVSALQHLMLIRANDGEERLRMFQLVDSMLSYVAMDRRLPNMDLKQSLNFTVQSLLDKLHTDSEARQALDEALESRQIAEAAMAERDEMKAKLELGADGLVAKLQRQLDEQSRFIEAQRRQADGLKGELNNIQSVRAKEAQRYELETRELYLMLRDAQDIAASNAVKASSGKPGKETSSAQMQGILDRERLMERLQKQLERQKTQYKLEGRIWGDSDGPSDRLRALREAMDGDGEPGTPPGGGTPPRDFTNSVLGTIHRGRRASKRPAKLEQHAIDEDDVEMDEEGVVIERPRIIEMRRPVVDAKQQAQLLGEIGSKVKKYEGSDSEADEGATTGPSHPSMESSSPITPAEGEAPKVEITAAGGPPPPPPPPPPPMPGQLPGVPPPPPPPPPPPMPGAFPVPPPPPPPPPMPGAMGMPPPPPPPPPMPGVGGMAPPPPPPPGMPGAISGHYLPQTPAFSASPSVGLPVMRPKKKLKALHWEKVDTPETSHWAAHAPSAEEREQKYNELSRRGILDEVEKLFVAKEIKKIGGSGGKKDDKKQLISSDLRKAFEIAFAKFSQYSVEKIVQMIIHCDDIIITNQGIMDFLSKDDMCNINDNVAKQMAPYSTDLTGPDAKNQTREQDPEELTRQDQMYLYTAFELHHYWKSRMRALALTQSFESDYDEISAKMQDVVAVSESLRDSVALMNVLGLILDIGNYMNDANKQARGFKLSSLARLGMVKDDKNESTLADLVERIVRNQYPEWESFADDITGVITAQKINIEQLQADAKNYIANVKNVQMSLDNGNLSDPKKFHPQDRVGQVVQRVMKEARRKAEQMQVYLEEMMKTYKDIMLFYGEDPADENSRRDFFTKLAGFLQEWKKSREKNVLLEETRKRNEASMKRKHAQTKAASLLADNGPASPSSTGAMDSLLERLRAAAPQARDQRDRRRRARLKDRHQVRVASGQQINDLDEIPDIETNFSKSEPTIDEDGDSQTPVSLPPPSRDGNKEDDLADRAAALLQDMQGGNGNDEGDVERRETMRKARRQTAEEERRARRRRRERASSTVDGAKDESSILSVSEDVPPTPTLDVPKQEEEATTTSEVKTDAKEEENAGQDGRPEESEKIQE